In Poecilia reticulata strain Guanapo linkage group LG1, Guppy_female_1.0+MT, whole genome shotgun sequence, one genomic interval encodes:
- the LOC103456513 gene encoding axin-1-like isoform X1 produces the protein MSVVRDLHGVGYRGGGGVVASLNGPAHFTEDAPRPPVPGEEGTDLDPPVQSGNSRPGGLSQTQGYPSSKMGDPSSHVPSSSSSATPRRPDLDLGYEPEGSASPTPPYLKWAESLHSLLDDQDGTNLFRSFLCQEGCEDLVDFWFACSGFRQTSQDKRAKLAKVIYRKYIVDGSGIVSRTIKAATKSFIRDCVGKPHLDPAMFEQAQTEIQAMMEENTYPLFLKSDLYLEYTRTGGESPKPNPSDQSPSSGPAKPPPGYLPTLAEDVEWRGGVREEEEEKDEEDCGDTPVSRLTQSLLMQTAPQRASPNRRRQDSREYRPWREPVNPYYANMGYARAPVTSANDSEQQSMSSDADTMSLTDSSVDGIPPYRYRKQHRKEMHESAKANGRVPLPHIPRTYHIPKDIHVKPEMFAAELINRLEAVLRERDAQERLEERLKRVRLEEEGDDADVSMTTSMSSHSIPLPIPSSFPPLYGARYSETTANTGTATTYGGLVAMEDPHEDDPESILDEHVQRVMKTPGCQSPGATNSSLGGGGRHTPPKSSRSPDGGIGPPHYPSHRGGGQSLPTVGAKGIYHHKQVYHHRGRDGQEETGGRPPPNLLWNGDQANQYAGRRNYADGAGASTLEGMGYGSKGSTMSRRGFKKTETSSKADESGRGLETQGYPGTQVEDLERNQKILQWMMDGDRQRKSSHGGSTSSSRRTGTSTESPRPTSVERPGAVHPWVSAQLRNNSSSVSTAIPGSSSTQVQPSHPFIQDPAMPPNPAPNPLTQLEEARRRLEEERRRAALLQAKQKHKSGKRQVCENMTVAYYFCGEPIPYRTSVKGRVVTLGQFKELLTKKGHYRFYFKKVSDEFDCGVVFEEVRDDDAILPIFEEKIVGKVEKVD, from the exons ATGAGCGTTGTCAGAGATTTACATGGGGTCGGGTACAGGGGCGGCGGAGGCGTCGTGGCTTCTCTGAACGGCCCTGCGCACTTCACTGAAGATGCGCCCCGGCCTCCCGTTCCCGGCGAGGAGGGCACTGACTTGGACCCGCCGGTCCAGTCAGGCAACAGCCGTCCGGGCGGCCTGTCCCAAACCCAGGGATACCCCTCTTCTAAAATGGGAGACCCGTCGAGTCACGTGCCCTCCTCCTCGTCGTCCGCAACCCCACGCCGACCCGACCTGGACCTGGGCTACGAGCCGGAGGGCTCGGCGTCTCCGACTCCGCCGTACCTGAAGTGGGCCGAGTCGCTTCACTCGCTCCTGGACGACCAGGATGGCACCAACCTGTTCCGGAGCTTCCTATGTCAGGAAGGGTGCGAAGACCTGGTCGATTTCTGGTTCGCGTGCTCGGGCTTCCGGCAGACCAGCCAGGACAAGAGAGCCAAGTTGGCCAAGGTCATCTACAGGAAGTACATTGTGGATGGGAGCGGCATCGTCTCCAGGACGATCAAAGCCGCCACGAAGAGCTTCATCAGAGACTGCGTGGGAAAGCCACATCTAGACCCCGCCATGTTTGAACAG GCTCAGACAGAGATCCAGGCCATGATGGAGGAGAACACCTACCCTCTGTTCCTTAAATCTGACCTTTACCTGGAGTACACCCGGACGGGAGGAGAGAGCCCCAAGCCCAATCCCAGCGATCAGAGTCCCTCATCGGGCCCGGCCAAGCCGCCGCCCGGCTATCTGCCGACTCTAGCTGAGGATGTGGAGTGGAG AGGTGGAGTtcgagaggaagaggaagagaaagatgaagaagatTGCGGCGACACACCAGTGAGTAGGCTGACCCAAAGCCTGCTCATGCAAACGGCACCGCAGAGGGCCTCACCCAACAGGAGGAGGCAGGACAGCAGGGAGTACAG ACCTTGGAGAGAGCCGGTAAACCCATACTACGCAAACATGGGCTACGCCCGGGCCCCAGTAACCAGCGCCAACGACAGTGAGCAGCAGAGCATGTCAAGCGACGCAGATACAATGTCCTTGACCGACAGCAGTGT AGATGGTATTCCTCCATACAGATATCGGAAGCAGCATCGGAAAGAGATGCATGAAAGTGCCAAAGCCAATGGCCGTGTGCCCCTACCTCATATACCT CGCACGTATCACATACCAAAGGACATCCATGTAAAGCCGGAGATGTTTGCGGCAGAGCTCATCAACAGGCTGGAGGCTGTTCTCAGAGAACGAGATGCCCAGGAAAGGCTTGAAGAAAGGTTGAAGAGAGTACGACTG GAAGAAGAGGGCGACGACGCCGATGTCTCCATGACGACCTCCATGTCTTCTCACAGCATACCACTTCCCATCCCCTCGTCGTTTCCACCTCTGTACGGGGCCCGTTATTCAGAGACCACTGCGAACACGGGAACAGCCACCACGTACGGCGGCCTGGTCGCCATGGAGGACCCTCACGAAGACGACCCCGAATCCATTTTGGACGAACATGTGCAGCGGGTGATGAAGACGCCGGGCTGCCAGTCACCGGGGGCAACCAACAGCAGCTTAGGCGGTGGAGGGCGGCACACTCCGCCCAAATCGTCGCGCTCACCCGACGGAGGGATAGGGCCACCACACTACCCCTCACACAGAGGAGGGGGGCAGAGTCTTCCGACCGTAGGGGCTAAAG GCATTTACCACCATAAGCAGGTTTACCACCACAGAGGAAGAGATGGACAAGAGGAGACGGGAGGTCGGCCTCCGCCCAACCTGCTGTGGAACGGAGACCAAGCCAACCAGTACGCGGGCCGGAGAAACTACGCAGACGGAGCTGGAGCCAGCACCCTCGAGGGCATGGGCTACGG TAGCAAAGGCAGCACAATGTCACGGCGGGGCTTTAAGAAGACTGAAACATCGAGCAAAGCTGATGAGAGCGGGCGTGGACTGGAAACCCAGGGCTATCCAGGAACTCAGGTGGAGGATCTGGAGAGGAACCAGAAGATTCTGCAATGGATGATGGACGGAGACAGACAAAGGAAGAGTTCTCATGG CGGCagcaccagcagctccaggagaACGGGAACCAGCACCGAGTCGCCGCGCCCGACCTCCGTGGAGCGACCTGGAGCCGTGCACCCATGGGTCTCCGCCCAGCTGCGCAACAACTCCTCCTCGGTGTCCACGGCGATCCCCGGCTCGTCGTCCACTCAGGTCCAGCCTTCGCACCCGTTCATCCAGGACCCAGCCATGCCGCCCAACCCCGCCCCCAACCCGCTCACGCAGCTGGAGGAGGCGAGGCggaggctggaggaggagcgGAGGAGGGCAGCTCTACTGCAGGCAAAGCAGAA ACACAAGTCTGGGAAGCGGCAGGTGTGTGAGAACATGACCGTGGCATACTACTTCTGTGGAGAGCCCATCCCGTACCGGACATCAGTGAAGGGCCGCGTGGTGACTCTGGGCCAGTTTAAAGAGCTGCTTACCAAAAAGGGCCACTACAG GTTCTACTTTAAGAAGGTGAGCGACGAGTTCGACTGTGGAGTTGTGTTCGAGGAGGTCCGTGACGACGACGCCATCCTGCCCATCTTTGAGGAGAAGATTGTCGGGAAGGTGGAGAAGGTTGACTGA
- the LOC103456513 gene encoding axin-1-like isoform X2 — translation MSVVRDLHGVGYRGGGGVVASLNGPAHFTEDAPRPPVPGEEGTDLDPPVQSGNSRPGGLSQTQGYPSSKMGDPSSHVPSSSSSATPRRPDLDLGYEPEGSASPTPPYLKWAESLHSLLDDQDGTNLFRSFLCQEGCEDLVDFWFACSGFRQTSQDKRAKLAKVIYRKYIVDGSGIVSRTIKAATKSFIRDCVGKPHLDPAMFEQAQTEIQAMMEENTYPLFLKSDLYLEYTRTGGESPKPNPSDQSPSSGPAKPPPGYLPTLAEDVEWRGGVREEEEEKDEEDCGDTPVSRLTQSLLMQTAPQRASPNRRRQDSREYRPWREPVNPYYANMGYARAPVTSANDSEQQSMSSDADTMSLTDSSVDGIPPYRYRKQHRKEMHESAKANGRVPLPHIPRTYHIPKDIHVKPEMFAAELINRLEAVLRERDAQERLEERLKRVRLEEEGDDADVSMTTSMSSHSIPLPIPSSFPPLYGARYSETTANTGTATTYGGLVAMEDPHEDDPESILDEHVQRVMKTPGCQSPGATNSSLGGGGRHTPPKSSRSPDGGIGPPHYPSHRGGGQSLPTVGAKGIYHHKQVYHHRGRDGQEETGGRPPPNLLWNGDQANQYAGRRNYADGAGASTLEGMGYGKGSTMSRRGFKKTETSSKADESGRGLETQGYPGTQVEDLERNQKILQWMMDGDRQRKSSHGGSTSSSRRTGTSTESPRPTSVERPGAVHPWVSAQLRNNSSSVSTAIPGSSSTQVQPSHPFIQDPAMPPNPAPNPLTQLEEARRRLEEERRRAALLQAKQKHKSGKRQVCENMTVAYYFCGEPIPYRTSVKGRVVTLGQFKELLTKKGHYRFYFKKVSDEFDCGVVFEEVRDDDAILPIFEEKIVGKVEKVD, via the exons ATGAGCGTTGTCAGAGATTTACATGGGGTCGGGTACAGGGGCGGCGGAGGCGTCGTGGCTTCTCTGAACGGCCCTGCGCACTTCACTGAAGATGCGCCCCGGCCTCCCGTTCCCGGCGAGGAGGGCACTGACTTGGACCCGCCGGTCCAGTCAGGCAACAGCCGTCCGGGCGGCCTGTCCCAAACCCAGGGATACCCCTCTTCTAAAATGGGAGACCCGTCGAGTCACGTGCCCTCCTCCTCGTCGTCCGCAACCCCACGCCGACCCGACCTGGACCTGGGCTACGAGCCGGAGGGCTCGGCGTCTCCGACTCCGCCGTACCTGAAGTGGGCCGAGTCGCTTCACTCGCTCCTGGACGACCAGGATGGCACCAACCTGTTCCGGAGCTTCCTATGTCAGGAAGGGTGCGAAGACCTGGTCGATTTCTGGTTCGCGTGCTCGGGCTTCCGGCAGACCAGCCAGGACAAGAGAGCCAAGTTGGCCAAGGTCATCTACAGGAAGTACATTGTGGATGGGAGCGGCATCGTCTCCAGGACGATCAAAGCCGCCACGAAGAGCTTCATCAGAGACTGCGTGGGAAAGCCACATCTAGACCCCGCCATGTTTGAACAG GCTCAGACAGAGATCCAGGCCATGATGGAGGAGAACACCTACCCTCTGTTCCTTAAATCTGACCTTTACCTGGAGTACACCCGGACGGGAGGAGAGAGCCCCAAGCCCAATCCCAGCGATCAGAGTCCCTCATCGGGCCCGGCCAAGCCGCCGCCCGGCTATCTGCCGACTCTAGCTGAGGATGTGGAGTGGAG AGGTGGAGTtcgagaggaagaggaagagaaagatgaagaagatTGCGGCGACACACCAGTGAGTAGGCTGACCCAAAGCCTGCTCATGCAAACGGCACCGCAGAGGGCCTCACCCAACAGGAGGAGGCAGGACAGCAGGGAGTACAG ACCTTGGAGAGAGCCGGTAAACCCATACTACGCAAACATGGGCTACGCCCGGGCCCCAGTAACCAGCGCCAACGACAGTGAGCAGCAGAGCATGTCAAGCGACGCAGATACAATGTCCTTGACCGACAGCAGTGT AGATGGTATTCCTCCATACAGATATCGGAAGCAGCATCGGAAAGAGATGCATGAAAGTGCCAAAGCCAATGGCCGTGTGCCCCTACCTCATATACCT CGCACGTATCACATACCAAAGGACATCCATGTAAAGCCGGAGATGTTTGCGGCAGAGCTCATCAACAGGCTGGAGGCTGTTCTCAGAGAACGAGATGCCCAGGAAAGGCTTGAAGAAAGGTTGAAGAGAGTACGACTG GAAGAAGAGGGCGACGACGCCGATGTCTCCATGACGACCTCCATGTCTTCTCACAGCATACCACTTCCCATCCCCTCGTCGTTTCCACCTCTGTACGGGGCCCGTTATTCAGAGACCACTGCGAACACGGGAACAGCCACCACGTACGGCGGCCTGGTCGCCATGGAGGACCCTCACGAAGACGACCCCGAATCCATTTTGGACGAACATGTGCAGCGGGTGATGAAGACGCCGGGCTGCCAGTCACCGGGGGCAACCAACAGCAGCTTAGGCGGTGGAGGGCGGCACACTCCGCCCAAATCGTCGCGCTCACCCGACGGAGGGATAGGGCCACCACACTACCCCTCACACAGAGGAGGGGGGCAGAGTCTTCCGACCGTAGGGGCTAAAG GCATTTACCACCATAAGCAGGTTTACCACCACAGAGGAAGAGATGGACAAGAGGAGACGGGAGGTCGGCCTCCGCCCAACCTGCTGTGGAACGGAGACCAAGCCAACCAGTACGCGGGCCGGAGAAACTACGCAGACGGAGCTGGAGCCAGCACCCTCGAGGGCATGGGCTACGG CAAAGGCAGCACAATGTCACGGCGGGGCTTTAAGAAGACTGAAACATCGAGCAAAGCTGATGAGAGCGGGCGTGGACTGGAAACCCAGGGCTATCCAGGAACTCAGGTGGAGGATCTGGAGAGGAACCAGAAGATTCTGCAATGGATGATGGACGGAGACAGACAAAGGAAGAGTTCTCATGG CGGCagcaccagcagctccaggagaACGGGAACCAGCACCGAGTCGCCGCGCCCGACCTCCGTGGAGCGACCTGGAGCCGTGCACCCATGGGTCTCCGCCCAGCTGCGCAACAACTCCTCCTCGGTGTCCACGGCGATCCCCGGCTCGTCGTCCACTCAGGTCCAGCCTTCGCACCCGTTCATCCAGGACCCAGCCATGCCGCCCAACCCCGCCCCCAACCCGCTCACGCAGCTGGAGGAGGCGAGGCggaggctggaggaggagcgGAGGAGGGCAGCTCTACTGCAGGCAAAGCAGAA ACACAAGTCTGGGAAGCGGCAGGTGTGTGAGAACATGACCGTGGCATACTACTTCTGTGGAGAGCCCATCCCGTACCGGACATCAGTGAAGGGCCGCGTGGTGACTCTGGGCCAGTTTAAAGAGCTGCTTACCAAAAAGGGCCACTACAG GTTCTACTTTAAGAAGGTGAGCGACGAGTTCGACTGTGGAGTTGTGTTCGAGGAGGTCCGTGACGACGACGCCATCCTGCCCATCTTTGAGGAGAAGATTGTCGGGAAGGTGGAGAAGGTTGACTGA